A genomic segment from Syntrophotalea acetylenivorans encodes:
- a CDS encoding histidinol phosphate phosphatase domain-containing protein, with translation MIDLHTHTIFSDGELIPAELTRRAAVAGYRAIGLTDHGDRSNMDLIIPRLVRVADDLGRAWGLTVVPGIELTHIPPADIAAAAREARSLGAKLVLCHGETLSEPVAEGTNRAALEADIDILAHPGLITEEEVRLAAERGICLELTTRRGHSLSNGHVARLALAGGAPLVLNTDSHAPGDLTPLVQARRIALGAGLTEAQFEDLRKNAESLLQRLVA, from the coding sequence ATGATCGATTTGCATACTCATACGATTTTCAGCGACGGTGAACTGATCCCTGCCGAGCTTACCCGCCGTGCAGCGGTGGCCGGTTATCGGGCCATCGGTCTGACCGATCATGGTGATCGGTCCAATATGGACTTGATTATTCCTCGCCTGGTGCGGGTGGCTGATGATCTGGGGCGCGCCTGGGGATTGACCGTGGTGCCCGGTATCGAGCTCACGCATATTCCGCCCGCGGACATTGCCGCCGCCGCCAGGGAAGCACGGTCCCTGGGGGCCAAGTTGGTTCTCTGCCACGGTGAAACTCTCAGCGAGCCCGTTGCCGAGGGGACCAACCGGGCCGCTCTGGAGGCCGATATCGATATCCTCGCGCATCCTGGATTGATTACTGAAGAAGAGGTCCGCCTGGCTGCTGAACGGGGCATCTGCCTGGAACTGACCACCCGCCGTGGTCATTCGCTGAGTAACGGCCATGTTGCCCGCCTGGCCCTGGCTGGCGGAGCGCCCCTGGTGCTCAACACCGACAGCCACGCGCCGGGGGATTTGACCCCTTTGGTTCAGGCCCGGCGTATCGCCCTCGGTGCCGGGTTGACCGAGGCCCAATTCGAGGATTTGCGAAAGAATGCCGAAAGCCTGCTGCAGCGTCTGGTTGCCTGA
- the miaB gene encoding tRNA (N6-isopentenyl adenosine(37)-C2)-methylthiotransferase MiaB has product MTEKYFYLETFGCQMNVVDSEQMVEILQGLGYGQTDAAENADLILLNTCSIRAKAERKVYGHLGSFKPLKERNPNLILAVGGCVAQHEGERMLKKVPYLDFVFGTHNVHRLAELVQNAEAKLGRGLLVDFLDEEQRRQLFPARRPSREISRFVTIVQGCDNFCAYCIVPYVRGREVSRPSAEVLAEVRSLIDQGTAEITLVGQNVNSFGVKEGEEISFAELLRQVHDLPGLQRLRFITSHPKDLSDDLIECFGSLDKLCKHLHLPVQAGSDRILEAMGRGYSRDQYLNKVEQLRRACPEIRLTSDVIVGFPGEDEDDFEQTLDLLRRAQFAEIYSFIFSPREGTAAAELTDDTPAEIKQQRFDRMLALQEEITRRFHEEDVGKVLPVLVEGESRQGGGQLFGRTSWNRIVNFKADASLVGRIVPVRLIEAQRNSHIGVVESEGSAAS; this is encoded by the coding sequence ATGACGGAAAAATATTTTTATCTGGAAACCTTCGGCTGTCAGATGAACGTGGTCGATTCGGAACAGATGGTGGAAATTCTTCAGGGACTTGGTTATGGCCAGACCGATGCCGCTGAAAACGCCGACCTGATTCTGCTGAACACCTGCTCCATTCGGGCGAAGGCCGAACGTAAGGTTTATGGCCATCTCGGCAGCTTCAAACCTCTCAAAGAGCGGAACCCGAACCTTATTTTGGCCGTTGGTGGTTGCGTAGCCCAACACGAAGGGGAGCGTATGCTCAAGAAGGTTCCCTATCTCGACTTCGTGTTTGGTACTCACAACGTTCATCGCTTGGCTGAATTGGTTCAGAATGCTGAAGCCAAGCTGGGCCGTGGTCTGTTGGTCGATTTTCTCGATGAAGAACAGCGACGGCAGCTTTTTCCCGCTCGTCGACCGAGTCGGGAGATCAGCCGTTTCGTCACAATTGTGCAGGGCTGCGATAATTTTTGCGCCTATTGCATTGTGCCTTATGTGCGGGGGCGGGAAGTCAGTCGGCCCAGCGCTGAGGTGCTGGCTGAAGTTCGCTCCCTGATCGACCAGGGAACTGCGGAAATTACCCTGGTCGGCCAGAATGTTAATTCCTTCGGCGTGAAAGAAGGGGAGGAAATCTCCTTTGCCGAGCTGTTACGACAGGTCCATGACCTGCCAGGTTTGCAGCGACTGCGATTTATTACTTCGCACCCCAAGGATCTTTCAGACGATCTTATTGAGTGCTTCGGAAGTCTCGACAAGTTGTGCAAACATCTGCATCTGCCGGTCCAGGCCGGTTCGGACCGTATTCTGGAAGCTATGGGACGTGGTTATAGCCGCGACCAGTATTTGAACAAGGTGGAACAATTACGCCGGGCCTGTCCGGAAATTCGTCTGACCTCCGATGTGATCGTGGGATTTCCCGGTGAGGATGAAGATGATTTCGAACAGACTCTTGACCTGCTGCGTCGGGCGCAGTTCGCCGAAATCTATTCTTTTATATTTTCTCCCCGGGAAGGCACCGCCGCCGCAGAATTGACGGATGATACGCCGGCCGAGATCAAGCAACAGCGTTTTGATCGCATGCTCGCCTTGCAGGAAGAGATCACCCGTCGTTTCCATGAGGAGGATGTCGGTAAAGTATTGCCGGTGCTGGTTGAAGGCGAAAGCCGTCAAGGGGGTGGTCAGCTGTTCGGCCGTACCAGCTGGAACCGGATTGTTAATTTTAAGGCTGATGCCAGCCTGGTCGGCCGTATTGTGCCGGTACGGCTGATCGAGGCACAGCGCAATTCTCACATCGGTGTCGTTGAGAGTGAGGGCAGTGCGGCGAGTTAG
- a CDS encoding PH domain-containing protein, with the protein MNRWSNLLEGEERIVWQGRPAPRAYTFRNWRWSLIAAVGLAVILFFLQIRGPLPVDAVVAQWWGRAALMVGLWVGVGHLVWARMEWEHVFYMMTDRRLVAAFGISGRRQQVFSLEEIQEVEQQVLGEALATVKVLGSGQRMTLYCLEYPHLLLRLLPPHVEADSRSAAGIGGAVEDV; encoded by the coding sequence ATGAACCGCTGGAGCAATCTGTTAGAGGGGGAGGAGCGGATTGTCTGGCAAGGTCGCCCAGCTCCGCGCGCCTACACCTTTCGTAACTGGCGTTGGTCTTTGATAGCTGCAGTGGGACTGGCGGTGATATTGTTTTTTCTGCAGATCCGCGGTCCGTTGCCGGTGGATGCCGTCGTCGCTCAGTGGTGGGGACGGGCAGCACTCATGGTGGGTTTGTGGGTTGGTGTCGGCCATCTTGTCTGGGCCCGTATGGAATGGGAACATGTCTTTTATATGATGACTGACCGTCGATTGGTGGCTGCTTTTGGTATTTCAGGCCGCCGACAGCAGGTTTTCTCTTTGGAGGAAATCCAAGAGGTTGAACAACAAGTCCTAGGCGAGGCGTTGGCAACAGTAAAAGTGCTCGGTAGCGGCCAGCGCATGACCCTGTATTGCCTTGAATATCCCCACCTGCTTCTGCGGTTACTTCCTCCTCATGTGGAAGCGGATTCGAGAAGCGCAGCTGGCATTGGCGGAGCGGTGGAAGATGTTTGA
- a CDS encoding M48 family metalloprotease has translation MADSFSVRVAGVFLLLGLLGGCAANPVTGRQELALFQVSTSEEISLGQQAFPRALQQMGGVYGDPQLSEYVHQVGIRMAQLSQRPDLPYQFKVVNDSAPNAFALPGGFVAISRGLVAALENEAQLAAVLGHELGHVTARHSVQAMQRGSLLGLGMAVLGGATGQGSYGVAAQQAGQLAAGLLENTYSREQERESDRLGVDYLVQAGYDPQGAVQLQEYFYRKVERGAEPLWLAGLFRTHPFSKERMLDLKDYVAERHALTIGNPDYVLNQQAFARSVAGLRQTQQGYALYDQARKLEEQGQLPRAIAVYLQAATAAPDQPLILTALGTAYLKADDLTAGQQHLSRAVQLDGQYYRSRMGLGYLLFEQENYPRAVRELEASMALLPTLQGGYLLASAYEGNHQIGQAVEMYRAVVKASPDGRLGKAAAERLKELETP, from the coding sequence ATGGCAGATAGTTTCAGTGTTCGAGTTGCAGGGGTCTTTTTGTTGCTGGGATTGTTGGGTGGTTGTGCGGCGAATCCGGTTACGGGGCGACAGGAGTTGGCACTGTTTCAAGTGTCGACCAGCGAAGAAATCAGCCTTGGTCAGCAGGCTTTCCCCCGGGCATTGCAGCAGATGGGTGGCGTGTATGGTGATCCGCAACTGAGCGAATATGTCCATCAGGTTGGGATCAGAATGGCCCAGCTCAGCCAGCGGCCCGATTTGCCCTATCAGTTCAAGGTGGTCAACGATTCGGCTCCAAATGCTTTTGCCTTGCCGGGAGGCTTTGTCGCCATCTCGCGCGGTTTGGTGGCCGCGCTTGAAAACGAAGCGCAGCTGGCGGCGGTGCTCGGTCATGAGTTGGGTCATGTTACAGCCCGCCATTCTGTGCAGGCTATGCAGCGCGGTTCTCTGCTCGGGCTCGGTATGGCTGTGTTAGGTGGTGCGACGGGGCAGGGCAGCTATGGTGTGGCGGCTCAGCAGGCGGGGCAACTGGCTGCCGGATTGCTGGAAAATACCTATAGCCGCGAGCAGGAGCGGGAGTCCGATCGCCTCGGTGTCGATTACCTGGTTCAGGCAGGTTATGATCCTCAAGGGGCGGTGCAGCTTCAAGAATACTTTTATCGTAAGGTTGAGCGGGGTGCCGAGCCCCTGTGGTTGGCGGGATTATTTCGGACCCACCCCTTTTCTAAAGAGCGAATGCTGGATCTTAAGGATTATGTTGCCGAACGCCATGCGTTGACCATCGGCAATCCTGATTATGTGTTGAACCAACAAGCTTTTGCCCGGTCTGTTGCCGGACTGAGGCAGACGCAGCAGGGGTACGCATTATATGATCAGGCGCGAAAGCTCGAGGAGCAGGGCCAGTTGCCCCGGGCTATCGCCGTCTATTTGCAGGCGGCCACCGCGGCTCCCGACCAGCCGCTTATTTTAACGGCTTTGGGTACTGCTTATCTCAAGGCCGATGACCTGACCGCTGGTCAGCAGCATTTGAGTCGGGCGGTGCAGCTTGACGGACAGTACTATCGATCCCGGATGGGGTTGGGCTACCTGCTGTTTGAACAGGAAAATTATCCGCGGGCGGTGCGGGAACTGGAAGCCAGTATGGCCCTGTTGCCGACCTTGCAGGGGGGCTATCTCCTGGCTAGCGCCTATGAGGGGAATCATCAGATTGGTCAGGCCGTAGAAATGTACCGAGCCGTGGTCAAGGCTTCTCCTGATGGCCGACTGGGGAAGGCCGCCGCCGAGCGCCTGAAGGAACTGGAAACTCCATGA
- the typA gene encoding translational GTPase TypA translates to MPQNIRNIAIIAHVDHGKTTLVDAMLRQSGIFRDNQTITERIMDSNDLEKERGITILSKNLSISHGDLKINVVDTPGHADFGGEVERVLKMVDSVLLLVDAFDGPMPQTRFVLKKSLDLGHQPIVVINKIDRPGARPEQVVDMVFDLFCELNADEQQLDFPIVYTNAKAGHATLDPKAPKDNLEDLFQLIGNEVSPPKVDPEAPFQMLVTSIAYNDYLGRIATGKISNGRVSAGQTIAVVKKDGQVTKGRISKLIGFDGLQQIEIQEAVAGDIICIAGFEDVGISETFADAEHPVALPYVAIDEPTLSMNFMVNSSPFAGQEGKYVTSRVIRERLQKELRTNVSLRVEDTDNTDTFKVSGRGELHLSILIENMRREGFELAVSKPEVILRDIDGVSCEPMEFLTIDVPEEHQGTVIEKLGTRKAEMVAMHPMDGINRLEFIIPARGLIGFRTEFLTDTRGTGVMNHTFHEYGPFKGAIPGRKNGVLLALESGETVAYSLFSLQERGILFVNAGVKVYEGMIIGENAKQNDLVVNACKGKKLTNVRASGSDEAIRITTPRTLSLEQALEYIDEDELVEITPTSIRLRKKYLDANERKRYEKTRG, encoded by the coding sequence ATGCCGCAGAACATTCGCAACATCGCCATTATCGCCCACGTCGACCATGGCAAGACCACCCTGGTCGACGCCATGCTCAGACAGTCGGGGATTTTTCGCGACAATCAAACCATTACAGAACGCATCATGGACAGCAATGACCTCGAAAAAGAGCGAGGCATTACCATTCTATCCAAGAACCTCTCTATCTCGCATGGGGACCTGAAAATCAATGTTGTTGACACTCCGGGCCACGCTGACTTCGGCGGCGAAGTGGAACGCGTTCTAAAAATGGTCGACTCGGTACTGCTGCTGGTGGATGCCTTTGACGGCCCCATGCCCCAGACCCGTTTCGTACTGAAAAAATCCCTTGACCTGGGCCATCAACCGATCGTGGTCATCAATAAAATCGACCGCCCTGGAGCTCGCCCGGAACAGGTGGTGGATATGGTTTTCGATCTGTTTTGCGAACTCAATGCCGATGAACAACAGCTCGACTTCCCCATTGTTTACACCAATGCCAAAGCCGGTCACGCGACCCTCGACCCGAAGGCACCGAAGGATAATCTCGAGGATCTGTTCCAGCTTATTGGCAACGAGGTTTCGCCCCCCAAAGTCGACCCGGAGGCCCCCTTTCAGATGCTGGTGACCAGTATCGCCTACAACGATTACCTGGGCCGCATCGCTACCGGCAAGATATCCAACGGTCGAGTCAGCGCCGGGCAGACCATCGCGGTGGTTAAAAAAGATGGCCAGGTGACCAAGGGGCGGATTTCCAAGCTGATCGGCTTCGATGGACTACAACAGATAGAGATTCAGGAAGCGGTCGCCGGTGACATCATCTGCATCGCCGGATTTGAAGACGTCGGCATCAGCGAGACCTTTGCCGACGCCGAACATCCCGTCGCCCTGCCCTATGTAGCTATCGACGAACCGACCCTGTCCATGAACTTCATGGTCAACAGCTCCCCCTTTGCAGGACAGGAAGGCAAATACGTCACCTCCCGTGTCATTCGCGAACGATTGCAAAAAGAACTACGGACCAACGTATCGCTGCGGGTCGAAGATACGGACAACACCGACACCTTCAAGGTTTCCGGGCGAGGCGAACTGCACTTGTCGATTTTGATTGAGAACATGCGCCGGGAAGGCTTCGAACTGGCGGTCTCCAAGCCGGAAGTCATTTTGCGGGACATCGACGGTGTCAGCTGCGAACCGATGGAGTTTCTGACCATTGACGTTCCTGAGGAGCACCAGGGAACCGTCATCGAAAAACTTGGCACGCGCAAAGCGGAAATGGTGGCCATGCACCCCATGGACGGCATCAATCGTCTGGAATTCATCATTCCGGCCCGAGGCCTGATCGGCTTCCGCACCGAGTTCCTTACCGACACCCGTGGTACCGGCGTCATGAACCACACCTTCCATGAATACGGCCCCTTCAAAGGCGCCATTCCCGGCCGCAAGAACGGCGTTCTGCTCGCCCTGGAAAGTGGCGAAACGGTTGCCTATTCCCTGTTCAGCCTGCAGGAGCGAGGCATCCTCTTTGTCAACGCCGGCGTAAAGGTCTACGAAGGAATGATCATCGGTGAAAATGCCAAGCAGAACGATCTGGTTGTCAACGCCTGCAAAGGCAAGAAACTGACTAACGTCCGCGCCTCAGGCAGCGACGAAGCTATTCGCATCACAACCCCGCGCACTCTCAGTCTTGAGCAAGCCCTGGAGTATATCGACGAAGACGAATTGGTCGAAATCACGCCAACATCTATTCGATTGCGGAAAAAATACCTTGACGCCAACGAGCGGAAACGATACGAAAAGACTCGGGGCTAA
- the amrA gene encoding AmmeMemoRadiSam system protein A, whose translation MGTALTKQEQTVLLGIAREAITSHLRMGKLIEPECKEESLNQQRGCFVTLSQEGQLRGCLGTFTSDRPLCREVAIMAVAAATEDPRFYPMRIEDLDSFSVEISVLSPLLKTNEPSDIVVGLHGIYLEKDGQRGVLLPQVAVEQKWDRERFLQHTCHKAGLPKDAWQAEDCDIYLFTAQIMKETCSHR comes from the coding sequence ATGGGCACAGCATTAACCAAACAGGAACAGACCGTACTCCTCGGCATAGCCCGGGAAGCCATTACCAGCCACCTGCGCATGGGCAAGTTGATTGAACCGGAGTGCAAGGAAGAATCACTCAACCAGCAGAGGGGTTGCTTTGTAACCTTGTCCCAAGAAGGCCAGTTGCGGGGCTGCCTCGGCACCTTCACTTCGGATCGGCCACTTTGCAGAGAGGTTGCCATCATGGCCGTCGCCGCTGCAACGGAAGATCCCCGCTTTTATCCCATGCGAATAGAGGATCTCGACAGTTTTTCTGTTGAGATTTCAGTTCTCTCCCCTCTGCTCAAAACAAACGAACCGAGCGATATCGTTGTCGGACTGCACGGCATCTACCTTGAAAAAGATGGGCAAAGGGGCGTTCTATTGCCCCAGGTTGCCGTGGAGCAGAAATGGGATCGTGAACGCTTTTTGCAACACACTTGCCACAAAGCCGGCCTGCCCAAGGATGCATGGCAGGCCGAAGATTGTGACATTTATCTCTTTACCGCCCAGATAATGAAAGAAACTTGTTCTCATCGTTAG
- a CDS encoding diguanylate cyclase — protein sequence MATGLFKHAIHCTTDQQTAEALEQRIDIVCCPYPSVASELSSLLLKLGERDEWRDIPLLLFSQSNLQKNRIKALELGASDCLSLDQSCREAAVQIGWHLNNKHRIELLRRSEANLARKAVTDSLTGLFNRGYFDADLEQKTILAHRTGRPLTLLLADLDHFKTVNDNYGHLAGDQVLQSFAELLKKSGRKSDIVCRYGGEEFAVILPECDSDQAFFAAERLRKNVSRHDFGCPLTVSIGLASTTMNCRYSSSQLLEHADLALYSAKDRGRNRTEIFPTPLLKDLSATKHLSHRPISKVSSFPQALRRSIAALRKAARYSFG from the coding sequence ATGGCTACCGGGCTTTTCAAACATGCCATCCATTGTACTACTGATCAACAGACAGCTGAGGCGCTGGAGCAACGCATTGACATTGTTTGTTGCCCTTACCCGAGCGTCGCTTCAGAGTTGTCCTCCTTATTACTCAAGCTAGGGGAACGTGACGAATGGCGCGATATACCCCTGCTGCTTTTTAGCCAATCCAACCTTCAAAAGAACCGTATCAAGGCCTTGGAACTTGGTGCTAGTGACTGCCTCTCCCTCGATCAATCTTGCCGAGAAGCTGCTGTACAAATTGGCTGGCACCTCAACAACAAGCATCGCATTGAACTCTTACGGCGCTCGGAAGCGAATCTCGCACGCAAAGCGGTAACAGATAGCTTGACAGGGCTCTTCAACCGGGGCTATTTCGATGCGGACCTGGAGCAAAAAACAATTCTTGCCCATCGAACCGGCAGACCATTGACCTTGCTTCTTGCAGATCTTGATCATTTCAAAACTGTCAACGATAACTACGGCCATCTGGCCGGGGATCAAGTCCTGCAAAGTTTTGCCGAACTGTTAAAAAAATCAGGCCGAAAGTCGGATATCGTTTGCCGCTATGGAGGCGAAGAATTTGCCGTAATATTACCGGAATGCGACTCCGACCAAGCTTTTTTTGCCGCCGAACGCTTGCGAAAAAACGTATCCCGGCACGATTTTGGTTGCCCCCTTACTGTGAGCATCGGCCTCGCGTCCACTACCATGAACTGCCGGTATAGTTCCTCACAATTACTAGAACATGCCGACCTTGCCCTTTATAGTGCCAAAGACAGGGGACGCAATCGTACTGAAATTTTCCCAACGCCCCTTCTCAAGGACCTGTCGGCAACAAAGCACCTTTCCCATCGCCCCATCTCCAAAGTCTCCAGCTTCCCTCAAGCACTTCGCCGTTCGATTGCTGCCTTGCGTAAAGCCGCCAGATATTCTTTTGGCTAG
- a CDS encoding sigma-54-dependent transcriptional regulator, translated as MQDSLRSILLVSGDSSKREDLAVLLRDRNDCLVLEAKTPEQALEIAQNEEISILFTDLFLPQKKGIELLKKIHNANPQVVVLAGVPAENREAQVEALKAGAFFCINTPYNPEEAVIATSRALTHYELLTDGEQQGSKIRKTEGFHGIIGNSPKMQHLFKCIEQIAKEGTTSVLILGESGTGKELVARAVHAHGPRRGKNFVPVNCAAIPEDLLESELFGYVKGAFTGAAQSKMGRIQYSNGGTLFLDEIGDMKPSLQAKLLRVIQEKEFEPVGGIKPVPVDVRIVAATHRNLEQAVEDGLFREDLYYRLNVVPITIPPLRDRKEDVPLLIERFIAIANRNKKQGLKSFSPPAIQALLSYPWPGNVRELENLVQRMAIFCAGNSVGLKDLPEKYQQGRKEDPQENVIDFSDEQVAFNSEGIDFNSAVSRFESKLILHALTLTGGNKREAAKLLNLKRTTLIEKIKRKKEEDDSLAELLF; from the coding sequence ATGCAAGATTCCCTAAGAAGCATTCTCCTGGTAAGCGGCGACAGCTCCAAGCGTGAAGATCTTGCAGTGCTGTTGCGAGACAGGAACGACTGCCTGGTGTTGGAAGCAAAGACTCCGGAGCAAGCCCTTGAAATCGCCCAGAACGAAGAAATCAGCATTCTTTTTACGGACCTTTTTCTTCCCCAGAAAAAGGGCATCGAACTTTTAAAAAAGATCCATAACGCTAATCCCCAGGTTGTAGTCTTGGCAGGAGTCCCCGCTGAAAATCGCGAGGCCCAGGTTGAAGCGCTTAAAGCCGGGGCATTTTTTTGCATCAACACACCCTACAATCCTGAAGAGGCCGTCATCGCAACATCAAGAGCACTCACCCATTACGAACTGTTGACCGACGGCGAACAGCAGGGAAGCAAGATTCGCAAAACCGAAGGTTTTCATGGCATTATCGGCAATTCGCCGAAAATGCAGCACCTTTTCAAATGTATTGAGCAAATTGCCAAAGAAGGAACTACTTCCGTTCTGATATTAGGCGAAAGCGGGACGGGCAAAGAACTGGTAGCGCGAGCCGTTCATGCCCATGGACCTCGTCGGGGCAAAAATTTCGTTCCGGTCAACTGTGCAGCAATTCCGGAAGATCTTCTTGAAAGCGAACTGTTCGGATATGTCAAGGGAGCGTTTACCGGAGCGGCTCAGTCGAAGATGGGGCGCATTCAATACAGCAACGGCGGCACCCTGTTTCTAGACGAAATCGGTGATATGAAGCCGTCTCTGCAGGCAAAACTACTGCGGGTTATTCAGGAAAAGGAATTTGAACCGGTCGGTGGGATCAAACCGGTTCCGGTCGATGTACGCATCGTGGCCGCAACCCATCGCAATCTCGAACAAGCTGTTGAAGATGGCCTGTTCCGTGAGGATCTCTATTACCGTCTGAATGTGGTACCCATCACGATCCCACCGCTGCGAGACCGCAAAGAAGACGTGCCGCTTCTTATCGAACGCTTTATCGCCATCGCTAACCGCAACAAAAAGCAGGGATTGAAAAGTTTTTCACCACCCGCTATCCAAGCGCTTCTCAGCTACCCATGGCCAGGCAATGTGCGAGAGTTGGAAAATCTGGTACAGAGGATGGCAATTTTCTGTGCGGGAAACAGCGTGGGTTTAAAGGATTTACCGGAAAAGTACCAACAGGGGAGAAAAGAAGACCCGCAGGAGAATGTGATCGATTTTTCTGATGAACAGGTGGCTTTCAACAGCGAAGGAATCGACTTTAACTCCGCCGTGAGCCGTTTTGAGAGTAAGTTGATTCTCCATGCCCTGACCCTTACCGGCGGCAACAAGCGTGAAGCGGCTAAACTTCTCAACCTGAAACGAACCACTCTGATCGAGAAAATAAAACGCAAAAAAGAAGAGGACGACTCTCTAGCGGAACTGCTTTTCTGA
- a CDS encoding chemotaxis protein CheX has product MDLSNSISQATQEIFQTMLMMEASPGEALTERSNYFENSVTAIVGMAGASKGMLAIHLPEPTALVITSSFLMMEVTEVDDDVKDAIGELANMVAGSIKSDLTEQGQEFKLSIPSVVCGAEYEIDCLTDSEGTCMPFSIEGGSFLVEFHLQK; this is encoded by the coding sequence GTGGACTTGAGCAACAGTATTAGCCAGGCAACCCAGGAAATCTTCCAGACCATGTTGATGATGGAAGCCAGTCCTGGCGAGGCATTGACCGAAAGATCCAATTATTTTGAAAACTCTGTTACCGCCATTGTCGGCATGGCGGGCGCCAGCAAGGGGATGCTGGCTATCCACCTCCCTGAGCCTACGGCGCTGGTCATTACCAGTAGTTTCTTAATGATGGAAGTAACGGAAGTGGACGATGATGTGAAAGATGCCATTGGCGAGTTGGCCAATATGGTGGCCGGTAGTATCAAGTCCGACTTGACGGAACAGGGTCAGGAATTTAAGCTGTCGATTCCTTCGGTAGTGTGCGGTGCAGAGTATGAAATCGATTGCCTCACCGACAGCGAGGGGACATGTATGCCCTTTTCGATTGAGGGAGGAAGCTTTTTGGTGGAGTTCCATTTGCAGAAATAA
- a CDS encoding response regulator, producing MGKKVLIIDDSNTMRKIVTRSLRQAGLDFDAILEAGDGQAALDVLAGETVDIILSDINMPVMDGIEFLRQKQTDDKIKDIPVVMITTEAGADILDEARSLGAAGSIKKPFTPDQIQETLGSLL from the coding sequence ATGGGCAAAAAAGTTCTTATCATTGATGATTCTAACACTATGAGAAAAATCGTCACTCGCTCGCTGCGGCAGGCTGGACTCGACTTCGATGCCATTCTGGAGGCCGGCGATGGGCAGGCTGCACTTGATGTTCTGGCTGGCGAAACCGTTGATATTATTCTCAGCGACATCAATATGCCGGTTATGGACGGGATCGAGTTTTTGCGGCAGAAGCAGACCGATGACAAGATCAAGGACATTCCTGTTGTGATGATTACCACCGAAGCTGGTGCGGATATCCTTGATGAAGCCAGGAGCCTTGGCGCTGCCGGTAGCATCAAAAAGCCTTTTACCCCGGACCAGATTCAGGAGACCCTGGGGAGCCTTTTGTGA
- a CDS encoding chemotaxis protein CheX translates to MSEKLERDIFSALSTTLENMAFMEVELEAEGAQTYPAEEILVSRLLIHDPIQGELYLGMPKLLLRKIASSVYIMPEEEISDQMVLDMVCELINTVAGLFLNAYLPGDQTYSLGLPEEITDGQEDSPFEMKRWNYQVDNDLFSLVLAGDGFFDS, encoded by the coding sequence ATGTCTGAAAAACTGGAGCGGGATATTTTCAGCGCTTTGTCCACGACCCTTGAGAATATGGCTTTTATGGAAGTGGAACTAGAAGCTGAAGGGGCGCAAACCTATCCTGCAGAGGAGATATTAGTCAGCAGGTTGTTGATTCACGACCCCATTCAGGGCGAGCTTTATCTTGGCATGCCTAAGCTTTTATTGCGAAAAATCGCATCTTCAGTCTATATTATGCCCGAGGAAGAGATCTCCGACCAGATGGTGCTCGATATGGTATGTGAGCTAATCAACACGGTTGCCGGGCTTTTCTTGAACGCATATCTGCCCGGGGATCAAACTTACAGCCTGGGCCTGCCAGAGGAAATTACCGATGGGCAAGAGGACAGTCCGTTTGAAATGAAACGTTGGAATTATCAAGTAGACAACGATTTGTTTTCTCTGGTCTTGGCCGGGGACGGGTTTTTTGATAGCTGA
- a CDS encoding response regulator, producing MNRIVIADDSATARMFIRRCLEIVGLGEATLVEAEHGREALSLLKEEDADLLLTDLNMPVMDGATLLKWVKSSPRLHDLPVLVITSAGNPAKEQELLSLGAFGVLNKPVSPAVLMDALKPLLS from the coding sequence ATGAATCGGATCGTCATCGCAGATGACTCAGCAACGGCGCGCATGTTTATTCGTCGTTGCTTGGAGATTGTCGGCCTGGGCGAGGCTACGCTGGTAGAAGCGGAACACGGCCGTGAAGCTCTTTCTCTGCTCAAGGAGGAAGATGCCGATCTGCTGTTGACCGATCTGAATATGCCGGTTATGGATGGAGCGACCCTGCTCAAGTGGGTAAAGAGCAGCCCTCGTTTACACGATCTTCCGGTACTGGTGATCACCAGTGCCGGTAATCCAGCCAAAGAACAGGAGTTGCTTTCTCTCGGAGCTTTTGGCGTTTTGAATAAGCCCGTTTCGCCGGCTGTTCTGATGGACGCCCTTAAGCCGCTACTGTCATGA